From Cardiocondyla obscurior isolate alpha-2009 linkage group LG09, Cobs3.1, whole genome shotgun sequence, one genomic window encodes:
- the LOC139105463 gene encoding uncharacterized protein: protein MAEEYYTETCDNLEYVNKEHDNEEHNNLEYENKENEYFENNLTYQKELVAIVKANPILLWDKRHKRYKNVNYKEYAWAFVSAMLKYISDLDAAKELYKIRQRYGKERQKVIMSIKGKSGQGAQSIYVSRWELYEICDIFLRDVIVPRKTTSNYTKNSSTSTMTLNEISSSP, encoded by the exons atggcTGAAGAATATTATACAGAAACCTGTGATAATTTGGAATATGTTAATAAGGAACATGATAATGAGGaacataataatttagaatatgaaaacaaagaaaatgaatattttgaaaataatttgacatATCAAAAAGAATTAGTTGCTATTGTAAAAGCAAACCCGATACTACTATGGGACAAGAGacataaaagatataaaaatgttaattataaagaatatgCCTGGGCGTTTGTGAGTGCAatgttgaaatatatttcag attTAGATGCTGCGAAAgaactttataaaattcgaCAGAGGTATGGAAAGGAACGACAAAAAGTTATTATGTCGATAAAAGGAAAATCCGGTCAGGGTGCCCAGTCCATATATGTTTCTCGTTGGGAATTGTATGAAATCTGCGATATTTTTCTGCGCGACGTTATCGTACCACGAAA AACTACTAGCAACTATACCAAAAACAGTAGTACATCTACAATGACGTTAAATGAAATATCATCTTCTccttaa
- the LOC139105680 gene encoding uncharacterized protein, which translates to MRKLMKPILKQIMTQTRKVLVTGHGKHSDNNDETSDISNQKWMTFLVRYVDPETLDSRSQLVKLINIDAKNSSAEKLFDAFLNEMWKLQIPFQNIIAMSCDNAHVMVGKYSSFKTKLQKFCHKLLTFSCPCHFAALIAHNACSKIPEHCEEFVQKVATFINSSPKRSVIFEEFAISFQETNRKILKFNRESSFRDVPYIVSTFGGYDEKDLKKEWFALYKDFSESDKDLLAILEFDELWKKIFKSHRYPNLKSVLNAVRSLPNSNADSERIFSFYQI; encoded by the exons atgagaaaattaatgaaaccgattttgaaacaaataatgaCGCAAACGAGAAAAGTATTAGTTACGGGGCACGGCAAACATTCCGACAACAATG aTGAAACATCAGACATTTCGAACCAGAAATGGATGACGTTTCTTGTGCGGTATGTTGATCCTGAAACGTTAGATAGTCGTTCgcaattagtaaaattaataaatattgacgcAAAAAATAgcagcgcggaaaaattatttgatgcatttttaaatgaaatgtggaaattgcaaattccatttcaaaatataattgctatgTCATGCGACAATGCACATGTTATGGTGGGCAAATATTcatcttttaaaacaaaacttcaaaagttttgtcataaattattaacattttcatgccCGTGCCATTTCGCAGCTTTAATTGCACATAATGCATGTAGTAAAATTCCAGAACATTGCGAAGAATTCGTTCAAAAAGTAGCAACTTTTATCAACAGTAGTCCGAAACGTTCGGttatttttgaagaatttgcTATAAGTTTTCAGGAAACAAAccgcaaaattttaaagtt TAATAGAGAAAGTTCATTTCGTGATGTCCCTTATATTGTGAGCACCTTTGGAGGCTATGATGAAAAAGATTTGAAGAAAGAGTGGTTTGCATTATACAAAGATTTTTCAGAATCAGATAAAGATTTGTTAGCAATATTAGAATTTGATgaattgtggaaaaaaatttttaaaagtcaTCGATATCCTAATTTGAAGTCTGTCTTGAATGCTGTTAGATCATTGCCAAATTCAAATGCCGATTCCGAAagaatcttttccttttaccagatataa
- the LOC139105464 gene encoding uncharacterized protein, protein MWLWCVRTQQWKAVKVWISRNVTAESVVDEHKVAATITTLKRIEGLLILYVKEVTNRNINALMTLTEIKHDYKEDKGKFFLIWKNRLSAFVQSFFAMVKRRG, encoded by the exons ATGTGGTTGTG GTGCGTCAGAACGCAACAATGGAAAGCTGTGAAAGTTTGGATTAGTAGAAACGTGACAGCTGAAAGTGTGGTCGATGAGCATAAGGTGGCGGCAACAATTACCACGTTGAAAAGAATCGAGGGATTGTTAATTTTGTATG taaaaGAAGTTACTAACAGGAATATAAATGCATTGATGACGCTAACGGAAATTAAGCATGACTATAAGGAGGACAAAG gtAAATTTTTCCTTATTTGGAAAAACAGGCTTTCAGCATTTGTGCAAAGTTTTTTCGCGATGGTTAAGAGAAGAGGTTAA